Proteins co-encoded in one Streptomyces sp. NBC_01283 genomic window:
- a CDS encoding DsbA family protein, which yields MAVRKAGRIVAAVAATALVAGGAAACGPEDLTGGSDDKASASASESASTGGPEAKQPPAGTDALARTPATVKGGVITVGDPKAGHTVKLYEDARCPICKKFEETGAQALVKPVAEGRVKVEYTLASFLDNNLGGSGSVNAANALRASVEAGKFPQFHAAVFANQPETETEDAFTPAFLLKIADKVDGLRGAEFDKAVQKGTYKKWVGEAMRAFTDDGMQGTPTVVIDGKKAGSDALFDQDAFAKELKASGI from the coding sequence ATGGCCGTACGCAAGGCCGGGCGCATCGTCGCCGCGGTGGCAGCCACCGCACTCGTCGCCGGGGGCGCAGCCGCCTGCGGGCCCGAGGACCTCACGGGCGGGAGCGACGACAAGGCCTCGGCGTCGGCCTCGGAGTCCGCGTCCACCGGCGGTCCCGAGGCGAAGCAGCCGCCGGCCGGCACCGACGCGCTCGCGCGGACGCCCGCCACGGTCAAGGGCGGCGTGATCACGGTCGGCGACCCGAAGGCCGGGCACACGGTCAAGCTGTATGAGGACGCGCGCTGCCCGATCTGCAAGAAGTTCGAGGAGACGGGCGCGCAGGCCCTGGTGAAGCCGGTGGCCGAGGGCAGGGTGAAGGTCGAGTACACGCTCGCCTCGTTCCTTGACAACAACCTCGGCGGCAGCGGCTCGGTGAACGCGGCGAACGCGCTGCGGGCCTCGGTGGAGGCGGGCAAGTTCCCGCAGTTCCACGCCGCGGTCTTCGCCAACCAGCCCGAGACCGAGACCGAGGACGCCTTCACGCCCGCCTTCCTGCTGAAGATCGCCGACAAGGTGGACGGGCTGCGGGGCGCCGAGTTCGACAAGGCGGTGCAGAAGGGCACGTACAAGAAGTGGGTCGGTGAGGCCATGCGGGCCTTCACCGATGACGGCATGCAGGGCACGCCGACCGTCGTGATCGACGGGAAGAAGGCGGGGAGTGATGCGCTCTTCGATCAGGACGCGTTCGCCAAGGAGCTCAAGGCCTCGGGGATCTGA
- a CDS encoding rhomboid-like protein — protein MGIIRDTRGAKTTRAARRTRSATQAAHTYLRSAPGTYIWLAALFVTTVAMHHMSPEFEKEFLLQRSTNIHELTQNPVRVLVASAFWIDGGTWLSYAVLYTLFHSTAERWLGTARWLAVAAGAHVMATLISEGVLALAIRHGAAPTSSVNTLDVGASYALAGVIAVLTYWVPSPWRYAYLLIVLAVYGTPLITGRTFTDLGHFTSVLIGLACYPLTRSAVRPAPKSWKLRRPPRT, from the coding sequence ATGGGGATTATTCGCGACACAAGGGGCGCAAAGACCACAAGAGCCGCAAGGCGCACCAGGTCCGCCACGCAAGCCGCCCACACCTATCTCCGCAGCGCCCCGGGAACGTACATCTGGCTCGCGGCCCTCTTCGTCACGACCGTCGCGATGCACCACATGTCACCGGAGTTCGAGAAGGAGTTCCTGCTCCAGCGCTCCACGAACATCCACGAGCTGACGCAGAACCCCGTCCGGGTCCTGGTCGCCAGCGCGTTCTGGATCGACGGCGGCACCTGGCTGTCGTACGCCGTGCTCTACACCCTCTTCCACTCCACCGCCGAACGCTGGCTCGGCACGGCCCGCTGGCTCGCGGTGGCCGCGGGCGCGCACGTCATGGCCACGCTCATCAGCGAGGGCGTCCTCGCGCTCGCGATCCGCCACGGCGCGGCCCCGACATCCTCCGTCAACACCCTTGACGTCGGCGCGAGTTACGCCCTCGCGGGAGTGATCGCGGTCCTCACCTACTGGGTGCCGAGCCCCTGGAGATACGCGTACCTCCTGATCGTCCTGGCCGTGTACGGCACTCCGCTGATCACCGGCAGGACCTTCACCGACCTGGGCCACTTCACATCGGTCCTGATCGGCCTGGCCTGCTACCCGCTGACCCGAAGCGCCGTACGCCCGGCACCAAAGAGCTGGAAGCTCAGGAGACCCCCGAGGACCTGA
- a CDS encoding aminoglycoside phosphotransferase family protein: MRRFTHAGSVARVIDIRIPDGLIESQYAYAGEPGRAFIAALPARVAEFVERWELTVDGPSMHGMAALVLPVVRRDGTPAAVKFQVLDEETEGEPVGLRVWGGDGAVRLLDHDAGTGTMLLERLDSGRMLSTMEDTHKAILIIAELLARLTSVPAPAGVRRLADIAGEMLDDLPEALKAVPDPVERALVERCGGAVREVIGEPGDRLLHWDLHFENVLAAEREPWLAIDPKPLAGDPGFDLWPALNNRFDADDVLWRFDAMSEVLGLDRERARAWTLGRVLQNALWEIEDGRPLDEEDLEVARRLLGVVR; the protein is encoded by the coding sequence ATGCGGCGATTCACCCACGCCGGTAGCGTCGCGCGCGTGATCGACATTCGTATTCCGGACGGACTGATCGAGTCGCAGTACGCGTACGCGGGGGAGCCGGGCCGTGCCTTCATCGCGGCGCTGCCCGCGCGCGTGGCGGAGTTCGTCGAGCGGTGGGAGCTGACGGTCGACGGGCCCTCGATGCACGGCATGGCCGCGCTCGTGCTGCCGGTGGTGCGGCGGGACGGTACCCCTGCCGCGGTCAAGTTCCAGGTCCTCGACGAGGAGACCGAGGGGGAGCCGGTCGGGCTTCGGGTGTGGGGCGGCGACGGGGCGGTGCGGCTGCTTGATCACGACGCGGGCACGGGCACGATGCTGCTCGAACGTCTCGACTCCGGGCGGATGTTGTCGACGATGGAGGACACCCACAAGGCGATCCTGATCATCGCCGAGCTGCTCGCCCGGCTCACCTCCGTTCCCGCGCCCGCGGGCGTGCGGCGGCTCGCGGACATCGCGGGGGAGATGCTCGACGATCTGCCGGAGGCCCTGAAGGCGGTCCCGGACCCGGTCGAGCGGGCGCTCGTGGAGCGGTGCGGGGGCGCCGTGCGCGAGGTGATCGGGGAGCCGGGTGACCGGCTGCTGCACTGGGACCTGCACTTCGAGAACGTCCTGGCGGCCGAGCGCGAGCCGTGGCTCGCCATCGATCCGAAGCCGCTGGCCGGGGACCCCGGGTTCGACCTCTGGCCCGCGCTCAACAACCGCTTCGACGCGGACGACGTGCTGTGGCGGTTCGACGCGATGAGCGAGGTGCTCGGGCTCGACCGGGAGCGGGCCCGTGCGTGGACGCTGGGGCGGGTGCTGCAGAACGCCCTGTGGGAGATCGAGGACGGGCGGCCGCTGGACGAGGAGGATCTGGAGGTCGCGCGGCGGCTGTTGGGGGTGGTGAGGTGA
- a CDS encoding GNAT family N-acetyltransferase → MIRTATPADVPVIHAMVRDLAEYEKALDEARATEEQLREALFGERPAAFAHIAEDDASGAVVGFSLWFLNFSTWRGVHGIYLEDLYVRPEARGGGHGKALLTELARICVERGYERLEWSVLDWNEPSINFYRSLGALPQDEWTVYRLTDGALAGLGAV, encoded by the coding sequence ATGATTCGTACCGCCACGCCTGCCGACGTTCCCGTCATCCACGCCATGGTCCGCGACCTCGCCGAGTACGAGAAGGCGCTCGACGAGGCCAGGGCCACCGAGGAGCAGCTGCGTGAGGCGCTCTTCGGCGAGCGTCCTGCCGCGTTCGCGCACATCGCCGAGGACGACGCATCGGGAGCTGTCGTCGGGTTCTCGCTGTGGTTCCTGAACTTCTCCACGTGGCGCGGAGTGCACGGGATCTACCTGGAGGACCTGTACGTACGGCCCGAGGCGCGCGGCGGCGGGCACGGCAAGGCGCTGCTGACCGAGCTCGCGCGGATCTGTGTGGAGCGGGGTTACGAGCGCCTTGAGTGGTCCGTGCTCGACTGGAACGAGCCGTCGATCAACTTCTACCGGTCGCTGGGTGCGCTGCCGCAGGACGAGTGGACCGTGTACCGGCTGACTGACGGGGCGTTGGCCGGGCTCGGGGCTGTCTGA
- a CDS encoding zinc-binding dehydrogenase — translation MHAIRLHTFGPAEHLTYEEIPDPAPAPGQVRIAVTAAGVHLLDTAIRAGIQGPLPELPELPTIPGREVAGTVDAVGEGVDASLLGKRVVAHIGFAPGGYAELAVTEASRLHEIPDGMDDAEAVALIGTGRTTMGILQFAELTPDSVAVVLAAAGGIGTLLVQYAKHAGATVIGLAGGPAKTAQVTANGADLAVDYTNPDWPDEVRTYLSKLGSTGESGGGHGVPGATVVFDGVGGEPGRAAVDLLATGGTHLVFGWSGKGPHDGEPLTFTDEQLAARGITQTNVLGPAMMRKAGDDSVGGGRGDANPIRTLELAALAEAAKGHFTPAVQRYPLARAAAAHTDLENRRTTGKVVLIP, via the coding sequence ATGCACGCCATCCGCCTGCACACCTTCGGCCCCGCCGAGCACCTCACGTACGAGGAGATCCCGGACCCGGCACCGGCCCCCGGCCAGGTCCGCATCGCGGTGACCGCGGCAGGCGTGCACCTCCTGGACACCGCGATCCGCGCCGGAATCCAGGGCCCCCTCCCCGAGCTTCCCGAACTCCCCACGATCCCGGGCCGCGAGGTGGCAGGAACGGTCGACGCCGTCGGCGAGGGAGTCGACGCGAGCCTGCTCGGCAAGCGCGTGGTCGCCCACATCGGCTTCGCCCCCGGCGGCTACGCCGAACTCGCCGTCACGGAGGCGTCCCGCCTGCACGAAATTCCCGACGGCATGGACGACGCGGAGGCCGTGGCCCTGATCGGAACGGGCCGTACGACGATGGGAATCCTGCAGTTCGCCGAGCTGACCCCCGACTCCGTGGCCGTCGTCCTCGCGGCGGCGGGCGGCATCGGCACGCTCCTGGTCCAGTACGCCAAGCACGCGGGCGCCACGGTGATCGGCCTGGCGGGCGGCCCGGCGAAGACGGCCCAGGTCACCGCGAACGGCGCCGACCTCGCCGTCGACTACACCAACCCGGACTGGCCGGACGAGGTCCGCACGTACCTCTCGAAGCTCGGCAGCACCGGCGAATCCGGTGGCGGCCACGGCGTACCCGGCGCCACCGTCGTCTTCGACGGAGTGGGCGGCGAGCCGGGCCGCGCCGCCGTGGACCTCCTCGCCACGGGCGGCACGCACCTCGTCTTCGGCTGGTCGGGCAAGGGCCCGCACGACGGCGAACCCCTGACGTTCACCGACGAGCAACTGGCGGCCCGCGGCATCACCCAGACCAACGTGCTCGGCCCGGCGATGATGCGAAAGGCGGGCGACGACAGCGTGGGCGGCGGCAGGGGCGACGCCAACCCCATCCGCACCCTGGAGCTCGCGGCGCTGGCCGAAGCGGCGAAGGGCCACTTCACCCCGGCCGTCCAGCGCTACCCCCTGGCACGGGCGGCAGCCGCCCACACCGACCTGGAGAACCGCCGCACCACGGGCAAGGTGGTGCTCATCCCCTAG
- a CDS encoding NAD(P)-binding protein produces MPPTRKNSTRNNSTRTPTPLTVIGGGLAGLTAAITAAESGARVTLHESHHTLGGRARTAEGTYRTNEGPHALYNGGPHWTWLKQRDLIGPLAPLPPVEGTRLRLHHRGRLRRTPPLAMLKLLRRKPEQAPVDADFMSWATGEVGEEGARAAAHYIAVATFHHDPGSLSARFVQERLRRATKLPPEAHYPRGGWASVIDRMATLAWNLGVRVETLSPVDTADALAALSAKGPVVVATSLPAARQLLQDDSLQWESARTTLVDVALTTRKGDLFALSDLDGTGWIERFTAQDRSLAPAGQDLIQGQIPLSPAESKSDGAARADHLLDLGFPGWRDRLVWRRDAVSNGRTGAVDLPGTTWRDRPAIDRGSGIYLAGDQVAAPGLLSEVSFNSALEAVTLALTSTRLDLKSA; encoded by the coding sequence ATGCCTCCCACCCGCAAGAACTCCACCCGCAACAACTCCACCCGCACCCCCACCCCCCTCACCGTCATCGGCGGCGGCCTGGCCGGCCTCACCGCGGCCATCACCGCCGCGGAATCCGGTGCCCGCGTCACCCTCCACGAGTCCCACCACACCCTCGGCGGCCGAGCCCGCACCGCCGAAGGCACGTACCGCACGAACGAAGGCCCGCACGCCCTCTACAACGGCGGCCCCCACTGGACCTGGCTCAAGCAGCGCGACCTCATCGGCCCCCTCGCCCCCCTCCCGCCCGTCGAAGGCACCCGCCTCCGCCTCCACCACCGGGGCAGGCTCCGCCGCACCCCACCTCTCGCGATGCTGAAGCTCCTGCGCCGCAAGCCCGAACAGGCGCCCGTGGACGCGGACTTCATGAGCTGGGCAACCGGCGAGGTCGGCGAGGAAGGCGCACGCGCCGCCGCGCACTACATCGCCGTGGCGACGTTCCACCACGACCCCGGCTCCCTCTCCGCCAGGTTCGTGCAGGAGCGCCTGCGCCGCGCCACGAAGCTCCCCCCGGAGGCGCACTACCCGCGCGGCGGCTGGGCCTCGGTCATCGACCGCATGGCGACACTCGCCTGGAACCTGGGCGTACGCGTGGAGACCCTGTCCCCCGTCGACACCGCCGACGCCCTCGCCGCGCTCTCCGCCAAGGGCCCGGTCGTCGTCGCCACTTCCCTCCCCGCGGCCCGCCAGCTCCTCCAGGACGACAGCCTCCAATGGGAAAGCGCCCGCACCACCCTCGTGGACGTGGCCCTCACCACCCGCAAGGGCGACCTCTTCGCCCTCTCCGACCTGGACGGCACCGGCTGGATCGAGCGGTTCACCGCCCAGGACCGCAGCCTCGCCCCCGCAGGACAGGACCTGATCCAGGGTCAGATCCCGCTCTCCCCCGCGGAGTCCAAGTCGGACGGCGCGGCCCGCGCCGACCACCTGCTCGACCTCGGCTTCCCCGGCTGGCGCGACCGCCTGGTCTGGCGCCGCGACGCCGTGTCCAACGGCCGCACCGGCGCGGTGGATCTGCCCGGCACCACCTGGCGCGACCGCCCGGCGATCGACCGCGGTTCCGGCATCTACCTGGCCGGCGACCAGGTCGCGGCGCCCGGCCTGCTCTCCGAGGTCTCCTTCAACAGCGCACTGGAGGCGGTGACGCTCGCACTGACCTCCACAAGGCTTGACCTCAAGTCCGCTTGA
- a CDS encoding pentapeptide repeat-containing protein, whose translation MGQRDRQRDAAGVKRARRPEVRLPALREFGESGLGGGELEPDGDYDGVEFRGLDLAGQDGGGALFLDCAVTDCGVTETRLSRARFVDSVLTELRGVGTELVEASLRDVEMVDARLGGVQLHGSVLERVVVRGGKIDYLNLRKARLKDVVFEGCVLVEPDFGQAALERVEFVGCVLKGADFSGARMKDVDLREAAEVDILRGIDCLAGAVISATQLMDLAPAFAAQVGVRVD comes from the coding sequence ATGGGACAGAGGGATCGGCAGAGGGACGCTGCAGGGGTGAAGAGGGCTCGGCGGCCCGAGGTGCGGTTGCCCGCGCTGCGGGAGTTCGGGGAGTCGGGGCTCGGCGGGGGTGAGCTGGAGCCTGACGGGGACTACGACGGGGTGGAGTTCAGGGGGCTTGATCTTGCGGGGCAGGACGGTGGGGGAGCACTGTTCCTGGACTGCGCGGTGACGGACTGCGGGGTGACGGAGACCCGGCTGAGCCGGGCGCGGTTCGTGGACTCCGTGCTGACGGAGCTGCGGGGCGTCGGCACCGAGCTGGTGGAGGCTTCGCTGCGGGACGTGGAGATGGTGGACGCCCGGCTCGGGGGTGTTCAGCTGCACGGGAGTGTGCTGGAGCGGGTGGTCGTGCGGGGCGGGAAGATCGACTATCTGAACCTGCGGAAGGCGCGGTTGAAGGACGTCGTCTTCGAGGGCTGCGTGCTGGTGGAGCCGGACTTCGGGCAGGCGGCGCTCGAGCGGGTGGAGTTCGTGGGCTGCGTGCTGAAGGGGGCGGATTTCAGTGGGGCCCGCATGAAGGACGTCGACCTGCGGGAGGCGGCGGAGGTGGACATTCTTCGGGGGATCGACTGCCTGGCGGGGGCGGTGATCAGTGCGACCCAGCTGATGGATCTGGCGCCGGCGTTCGCTGCGCAGGTGGGGGTACGGGTGGACTAG
- a CDS encoding response regulator codes for MTASTPTVRLLVCDDHIVVRAGLLALLGSAPDIEVVGEAGTGEEAIALAAKLAPDVVLMDLQLGEGMDGVEATRRITASADPAPHILVLTTYDTDADITRAIEAGATGYLLKAERPEELFAAIHAAAQGRTTLSPPVASRVMARMRKPLPTLTDRELDILAQLSQGLGNRDIARALFISEATVKTHLGRIYDKLGVDTRAGAVAVAKEQRLLP; via the coding sequence ATGACGGCCTCAACCCCCACGGTCCGCCTCCTGGTCTGCGACGACCACATCGTCGTACGGGCCGGACTGCTGGCCCTGCTGGGCAGCGCGCCGGACATCGAGGTGGTCGGGGAGGCGGGCACCGGCGAGGAGGCGATCGCGCTCGCCGCGAAGCTGGCGCCGGACGTGGTCCTGATGGACCTGCAGCTGGGCGAGGGGATGGACGGGGTGGAGGCGACCCGCCGCATCACGGCGTCCGCCGATCCGGCGCCCCACATCCTGGTCCTGACGACGTACGACACGGACGCCGACATCACCCGCGCCATCGAGGCGGGAGCGACGGGCTACCTCCTGAAGGCCGAGCGCCCCGAGGAGCTCTTCGCCGCGATCCACGCCGCCGCGCAGGGCCGCACCACGCTCTCCCCGCCGGTCGCGTCCCGCGTGATGGCCCGCATGCGCAAGCCGCTGCCCACGCTCACCGACCGCGAGCTCGACATCCTCGCGCAGCTCTCCCAGGGCCTCGGGAACCGCGACATCGCCCGCGCGCTGTTCATCAGCGAGGCCACGGTGAAGACGCACCTGGGCAGGATCTACGACAAGCTCGGGGTCGACACGCGGGCGGGAGCGGTGGCGGTGGCGAAGGAGCAGCGTCTGCTGCCGTGA
- a CDS encoding sensor histidine kinase — protein MPGPDLRMPDPDARWLAAVMHAAFYLLLGASLARFLLRHPGGARVPWIIALSVVLAVLYALPPLTASLRAQRSAPHQPGHSSGYSSGYSPGLVPPGARPNPRRLTWLALVVGVWLVLVVLAPSFAWCAVPLFFAGLRTLPPRPALVLVAVLTGCVIASQLRLAGRYDPDSLLAPPAVSAIATAVFVHMRRQAVRQRELIDDLIRTRRELAATERREGTLAERQRISMEIHDTLAQGLSSQQMLLQAADRVWDADPAKARAHVRTAESITELGLTEARRFVHDLAPADLADGGGLDEALRTLAARTAQDTGLTVRFHSEGTPAPLPDRTQSALLRIAQGALANVTEHADATTAALTLTHLDDQVVLDIADDGRGFTPTDRPPASDRRGHGLPAIRARVRQLGGTLTIESAPGEGTVLSVATPLSLQETPPSPQETS, from the coding sequence ATGCCGGGCCCCGACCTCCGTATGCCGGACCCCGACGCCCGCTGGCTCGCGGCGGTCATGCACGCGGCGTTCTACCTGCTCCTGGGCGCATCGCTGGCCCGCTTCCTGCTGCGCCACCCCGGCGGCGCACGCGTCCCGTGGATCATCGCGCTCTCGGTGGTCCTGGCCGTGCTCTACGCCCTGCCGCCCCTCACCGCGTCCCTGCGGGCACAACGTTCCGCGCCCCACCAGCCCGGCCACTCGTCCGGCTACTCCTCCGGATACTCGCCCGGCCTCGTACCGCCCGGGGCCCGCCCCAACCCCCGCCGCCTCACCTGGCTCGCCCTGGTCGTCGGGGTCTGGCTGGTCCTCGTCGTCCTCGCGCCGAGCTTCGCGTGGTGCGCGGTGCCGCTCTTCTTCGCCGGCCTGCGGACCCTGCCACCGCGCCCGGCCCTGGTCCTGGTGGCCGTCCTGACGGGCTGCGTCATAGCGTCACAGCTGCGGCTCGCGGGCCGCTACGACCCGGACTCGCTCCTCGCGCCACCCGCCGTCTCGGCGATCGCGACGGCGGTCTTCGTCCACATGCGGCGTCAGGCGGTCCGCCAGCGCGAACTGATCGACGACCTCATCCGCACCCGCCGCGAACTGGCCGCCACCGAGCGCCGCGAAGGCACCCTCGCCGAGCGCCAGCGCATCTCCATGGAGATCCACGACACCCTCGCGCAGGGCCTGTCCAGCCAGCAGATGCTGCTCCAGGCCGCCGACCGCGTCTGGGACGCGGACCCGGCCAAGGCCCGCGCCCACGTCCGTACCGCCGAGTCGATCACCGAACTCGGCCTCACCGAGGCCCGCCGGTTCGTGCACGACCTGGCACCCGCCGACCTCGCCGACGGCGGCGGCCTGGACGAGGCGCTGCGCACGCTGGCCGCGCGCACCGCGCAGGACACGGGCCTCACGGTCCGCTTCCACTCCGAGGGCACGCCCGCACCGCTCCCCGACCGGACGCAGTCCGCACTCCTGCGCATCGCCCAGGGCGCGCTCGCCAACGTGACGGAGCACGCCGACGCGACGACGGCGGCACTGACGCTCACGCACCTGGACGACCAGGTGGTACTCGACATCGCGGACGACGGCCGCGGCTTCACGCCCACCGACCGGCCGCCCGCGTCCGACCGGCGGGGGCACGGCCTGCCCGCGATCCGCGCCCGCGTGCGGCAGCTCGGCGGCACACTGACGATCGAGTCGGCACCGGGAGAGGGCACGGTCCTCTCGGTCGCGACCCCCCTCTCCCTCCAAGAAACTCCCCCCTCCCCCCAGGAGACCTCATGA
- a CDS encoding heme-binding protein, whose protein sequence is MQKLSRRTRVLTVAATAAVLGAGTFGAVSASAESPAAAPKAAVAADAADKNLTQSTHLNVAAATKAAQATLDAAKKENQRVSVAVVDRNGNTIVELRGDGAGPQSPESAVKKAYTAVSWNAPTSELTKRLEQAPNLKDIPGTLFLAGGAPVTAKDAPIAGIGVAGAPSGDLDEKFAKAGVAALGR, encoded by the coding sequence GTGCAGAAGCTCTCCCGCCGTACCCGCGTCCTGACCGTCGCCGCCACCGCCGCCGTCCTCGGCGCCGGTACCTTCGGTGCCGTCTCCGCGAGTGCCGAGTCCCCGGCCGCCGCCCCCAAGGCCGCCGTCGCCGCCGACGCGGCCGACAAGAACCTCACGCAGTCGACGCACCTGAACGTCGCCGCCGCGACCAAGGCCGCCCAGGCCACCCTCGACGCCGCGAAGAAGGAGAACCAGCGCGTCTCCGTCGCCGTCGTCGACCGCAACGGCAACACCATCGTCGAGCTGCGCGGCGACGGTGCCGGCCCGCAGTCCCCCGAGTCCGCCGTGAAGAAGGCGTACACCGCCGTCTCCTGGAACGCGCCGACCTCCGAGCTGACCAAGCGCCTGGAGCAGGCCCCGAACCTGAAGGACATCCCCGGCACCCTGTTCCTCGCGGGCGGCGCGCCGGTCACCGCCAAGGACGCGCCCATCGCGGGCATCGGTGTCGCGGGCGCCCCGAGCGGCGACCTGGACGAGAAGTTCGCGAAGGCGGGCGTCGCGGCGCTCGGCCGCTGA
- a CDS encoding ankyrin repeat domain-containing protein has translation MTRTPEDLRLLDAARSGNAGDVRAALDAGARVEARDNELRTPLLLAVLGDHVEAARILVAAGADVDAQDHRADSPWLATGVTGSVAMLHVLLPAGPDLKLRNRFGGISVIPASERGHVAYVREVLRVTDIDVDHVNDLGWTALLEAVILGDGGLAHQEIVELLLAAGATPGLADRDGVTPLAHAERRGFDEITGLLRAAA, from the coding sequence ATGACGAGGACCCCCGAGGACCTGCGGCTGCTCGACGCCGCACGGTCCGGGAACGCCGGTGACGTGAGAGCCGCCCTCGACGCGGGAGCACGCGTCGAGGCCCGCGACAACGAATTGCGCACCCCTCTGCTGCTCGCCGTACTCGGCGACCACGTCGAGGCCGCACGGATCCTGGTGGCCGCGGGCGCCGACGTCGACGCCCAGGACCACCGCGCCGACAGCCCCTGGCTGGCCACCGGCGTGACCGGCAGCGTCGCCATGCTGCACGTCCTGCTTCCCGCGGGGCCCGACCTGAAGCTCCGCAACCGCTTCGGCGGGATCTCCGTGATCCCCGCGTCGGAGCGCGGACACGTCGCGTACGTACGGGAAGTCCTGCGCGTGACCGACATCGACGTCGACCACGTCAACGACCTGGGCTGGACCGCCCTGTTGGAGGCCGTGATCCTCGGCGACGGCGGTCTCGCGCACCAGGAGATCGTCGAGCTGCTGCTCGCCGCGGGCGCGACGCCCGGCCTCGCCGACCGGGACGGCGTCACCCCTCTCGCACACGCGGAGCGCCGCGGCTTCGACGAGATCACCGGGCTGCTCCGAGCCGCCGCATGA
- a CDS encoding M1 family metallopeptidase, with protein sequence MALRGTSAAALTALVLTACSGSGVHGTPGADGVRDPYFSQLGNGGYDVAHYDLTLGYDPDARHLTATAEVTARATQDLSAFNLDLKGLEVKGVTVEGKDASFHRDGQELTVRPADDLDKGETFRTIVRYSGNPETITDADDSEEGWLRTEEGALALGEPTGSMAWFPGNNHPSDKASYDIRITVPQGLKAISNGELTRESTKNGRTTFAWHSAEPMASYLATVAIGPFKVTKSTTKSGIPVLTAVQPSEVKGSAKALKRIPEILEWQELNFGPYPFSSAGAIVGGEEDAGYALETQTRPTYPGAPSTELVVHELAHQWFGNSVTPKSWRDMWLNEGFATYAEWLWEEDHDGDSVQEVFDQIYAGDYFEDKEDNDAVWAFPPAKAPSAATISDSPVYERGGMVIHKIRQAVGDDTFYDIVQGWTKAHRHGNADTEDFTRYVEKHAGSDAARKKVRAIWGPWLYGDGKPKRP encoded by the coding sequence ATGGCGCTGCGCGGCACATCGGCCGCCGCCCTCACCGCCCTCGTCCTCACCGCCTGCAGCGGCTCCGGAGTGCACGGCACGCCCGGGGCCGACGGCGTGCGTGACCCGTACTTCTCGCAGCTGGGCAACGGCGGTTACGACGTCGCGCACTACGACCTGACCCTCGGGTACGACCCCGACGCGCGGCACCTCACCGCCACGGCCGAGGTCACGGCGCGCGCGACCCAGGACCTCAGCGCCTTCAACCTCGACCTCAAGGGCCTGGAGGTGAAGGGCGTGACCGTCGAGGGGAAGGACGCCTCCTTCCACCGCGACGGGCAGGAGCTGACGGTCCGGCCCGCGGACGACCTCGACAAGGGCGAGACGTTCCGCACGATCGTCCGCTACTCCGGCAACCCCGAGACCATCACCGACGCGGACGACTCCGAGGAAGGGTGGCTGCGGACGGAGGAGGGCGCCCTCGCGCTGGGCGAGCCGACCGGCTCGATGGCGTGGTTCCCCGGGAACAATCACCCCTCGGACAAGGCCTCGTACGACATAAGGATCACCGTTCCCCAGGGCCTGAAGGCCATCTCGAACGGTGAGTTGACCCGCGAGTCGACCAAGAACGGCCGCACCACCTTCGCCTGGCACAGCGCGGAGCCGATGGCGAGCTATCTCGCCACGGTCGCGATCGGGCCGTTCAAGGTGACGAAGTCGACGACGAAGTCCGGCATCCCGGTGCTCACGGCGGTGCAGCCGTCGGAGGTCAAGGGCAGTGCCAAGGCGCTCAAGCGGATCCCCGAGATCCTGGAGTGGCAGGAGCTGAACTTCGGCCCCTACCCCTTCTCGTCGGCCGGCGCGATCGTCGGCGGCGAGGAGGACGCGGGGTACGCCCTGGAGACCCAGACCCGCCCGACTTACCCGGGCGCCCCCAGCACCGAACTCGTCGTCCACGAGCTGGCCCACCAGTGGTTCGGCAACTCCGTGACGCCCAAGTCCTGGCGGGACATGTGGCTGAACGAGGGCTTCGCGACGTACGCCGAGTGGCTCTGGGAGGAGGACCACGACGGCGACAGCGTGCAGGAGGTCTTCGACCAGATCTACGCGGGCGACTACTTCGAGGACAAGGAGGACAACGACGCCGTCTGGGCCTTCCCGCCCGCGAAGGCGCCGTCCGCCGCGACCATCTCGGACAGCCCGGTGTACGAGCGGGGCGGCATGGTCATCCACAAGATCCGCCAGGCGGTGGGCGATGACACCTTCTACGACATCGTGCAGGGCTGGACGAAGGCCCACCGGCACGGCAACGCGGACACCGAGGACTTCACGCGGTACGTGGAGAAGCACGCGGGCAGCGACGCGGCGAGGAAGAAGGTCCGGGCGATCTGGGGGCCGTGGCTGTACGGGGACGGAAAGCCGAAGCGCCCGTAG